Proteins encoded within one genomic window of Oncorhynchus nerka isolate Pitt River linkage group LG17, Oner_Uvic_2.0, whole genome shotgun sequence:
- the LOC115144962 gene encoding MAP kinase-interacting serine/threonine-protein kinase 2-like, translated as MVQNKITEVTGFHRSFKGPNPFAGDEFTNGSLLNSDFNFDLSNRHDITSSKPIDIPDAKKRNKKKKRCRATDSFSGRFEDVYSLQSEVLGEGAYARVQTCINLITNKEYAVKIIEKRPGHSRSRVFREVEMLYQCQGHRNILELVEFFEEEDKFYLVFEMLRGGTVLAHIHRRLHFSEQEACVVVQDIASALDFLHNKGMAHRDLKPENILCEHADKISPVKICDFDLGSGIKLNSDSSPISTPELLTPCGSAEYMAPEVVEAFSEEATNYDKRCDLWSLGVILYILLSGYPPFVGRCGSDCGWDMGEPCHTCQNMLFESIQEGKYEFPEKDWAHISSSAKDLISKLLVRDAKNRLSAGQVLQHPWVQGGFSDTLPTSILPQRNSAKDLTFFAGKAVAMNRQLAEQAVMAEQQQLDEAPTVITACSTSMHLSPPSNSKLSKRRQSLLKTGPVSAAELCQLLAPLVITSSA; from the exons ATGGTGCAAAATAAGATCACCGAAGTCACTGGATTCCATCGCTCTTTCAAG GGCCCAAATCCCTTTGCGGGTGATGAATTCACAAATGGTTCCCTCCTTAATTCAGACTTCAATTTTGATTTGTCAAATAGACATG ATATTACCTCCAGCAAGCCTATTGACATCCCTGATGCCAAGAAGAGAAATAAGAAGAAAAAGCGTTGCAGGGCAACTGACAGCTTCTCTGGACGATTTGAGG ATGTCTATAGCCTGCAGTCAGAGGTACTTGGAGAGGGGGCTTATGCAAGGGTACAGACCTGCATCAACCTCATCACCAATAAAGAATATGCTGTCAAG ATCATTGAGAAGAGACCCGGTCACAGCCGCAGTCGCGTCTTCAGGGAGGTGGAGATGCTGTACCAGTGCCAGGGTCACAG AAACATCCTGGAGCTGGTGGAGTTCTTTGAGGAGGAAGACAAGTTTTACTTGGTGTTTGAAATGCTGAGAGGGG GTACAGTCCTGGCTCACATCCACAGGAGActacacttcagtgagcaggaaGCCTGCGTTGTGGTGCAGGACATCGCCAGCGCTCTGGATTTCCTGCATAACAAAG GAATGGCACATAGAGATCTGAAGCCGGAGAACATCTTATGTGAGCATGCGGACAAA ATCTCGCCTGTGAAGATCTGTGACTTTGACCTGGGTAGTGGGATCAAGCTAAACAGCGAcagctctcccatctccaccccaGAGCTCCTCACTCCA TGTGGCTCGGCAGAGTACATGGCCCCTGAAGTGGTGGAGGCCTTCAGCGAGGAGGCCACAAACTATGACAAGCGCTGTGACCTGTGGAGCCTGGGGGTCATCCTCTACATCCTGTTGAGTGGCTACCCACCCTTTGTAGGCCGCTGCGGTAGCGACTGTGGCTGGGATATGGGAGAACCCTGCCACACATGCCAG AACATGTTGTTTGAGAGTATCCAGGAAGGGAAGTATGAGTTTCCAGAGAAGGACTGGGCTCACATCTCCTCAAGTGCCAAAGACCTGATCTCCAAACTTCTTGTTAGAGATGCCAAGAACCGCCTGAGTGCCGGCCAGGTTCTGCAGCACCCCTGGGTGCAGGGG ggATTCTCTGACACACTGCCAACATCCATCCTACCTCAAAG GAACAGTGCCAAGGACCTGACGTTCTTTGCTGGCAAGGCAGTGGCCATGAACCGGCAGCTGGCTGAGCAGGCTGTGAtggcagagcagcagcagctcgACGAGGCTCCCACTGTCATCACAGCCTGCTCCACTTCCATgcacctctcccctccatccaacTCCAAGCTGTCCAAGCGCAGGCAGAGCCTGTTAAAGACTGGGCCTGTCTCTGCCGCCGAGCTCTGCCAGCTCCTCGCCCCCCTCGTCATCACGTCATCTGCCTGA
- the LOC115144959 gene encoding tyrosine-protein kinase ZAP-70-like — MATDPAAELPFFYGSISRSEAEEHLKLAGMADGLFLLRQCLRSLGGYVVSLVWNVEFHHYSVEKQLNSTYCIAGGKPHCGPAELCEFYSNDSDGLVCTLRKPCLRSPDNPIRAGVFDNLRDNMLREYVRQTWNLEGEAMEQAIISQAPQLEKLIATTAHERMPWYHSKIPRQEGERRLYSGAQPDGKFLVRDREESGTFALSLMYGKTTYHYQILHDKSGKYSMPEGTKFDTVWQLVEYLKMKPDGLVTVLREPCVNRNNAKQTPVVPSGRRPRTNGYTPPPGVPLGGSKEIKTSPPTDRPMLPMDCSEFVNPYHDPNDLKKFFINRDQLMIDEVELGSGNFGCVKKGVFKTNKGHTDVAIKVLKSENEKLVKDEMMREAEIMHQLSNPYIVRMLGLCQAECLMLVMEMASVGPLNKFLSTNKDKVTVENIVGLMHQVSMGMKYLEEKNFVHRDLAARNVLLVNQQFAKISDFGLSKALGADDNYYKARTAGKWPLKWYAPECMNFHKFSSKSDVWSFGVTMWEAFSYGGKPYKKMKGPEVNSFIASGSRMECPSGCPDRMYTLMKDCWTYKHEDRPGFVKVEECMRVFYYSISNKTPPEVTADAAKHLK, encoded by the exons atgGCGACAGACCCTGCGGCAGAGCTGCCTTTCTTCTACGGCAGCATCAGTCGTTCGGAGGCTGAGGAGCACCTGAAGCTGGCAGGCATGGCCGACGGGCTGTTCCTGCTGCGCCAGTGTCTGCGGAGCCTGGGCGGCTACGTGGTCTCTCTGGTGTGGAACGTGGAGTTCCACCACTACTCCGTGGAGAAACAGCTCAACAGCACCTACTGTATTGCAGGTGGAAAGCCCCACTGTGGTCCAGCGGAGCTCTGTGAGTTTTACAGTAATGATTCAGATGGCCTGGTGTGCACCCTGAGGAAGCCCTGTCTGCGCTCCCCAGACAACCCCATCAGAGCAGGCGTCTTTGATAACCTGAGGGACAACATGCTGAGGGAGTATGTACGACAGACCTGGAACCTGGAG GGGGAGGCCATGGAGCAGGCTATCATCAGCCAGGCTCCACAGCTGGAGAAGCTGATCGCCACCACCGCCCATGAGAGGATGCCCTGGTACCACAGCAAGATACCTCGCCAGGAAGGGGAGAGGCGGCTCTACTCCGGGGCACAGCCAGATGGAAAGTTCCT agtcagagacagggaaGAGTCTGGAACCTTTGCCCTTTCTTTGATGTATGGAAAAACGACCTACCATTACCAGATCCTACATGACAAATCAGGGAAGTACTCCATGCCAGAGGGAACCAAATTTGACACTGTGTGGCAG CTGGTTGAGTATCTGAAGATGAAACCTGATGGGCTAGTGACAGTTCTGAGGGAACCGTGTGTGAACCGCAACAACGCCAAAC AGACTCCTGTTGTGCCCTCGGGG AGGCGGCCCAGAACAAATGGATACACACCGCCACCTGGAG TACCTCTGGGGGGCTCCAAGGAAATCAAGACTTCCCCCCCCACAGACCGTCCGATGTTGCCCATGGACTGCAGTGAATTTGTCAACCCTTACCATGACCCCAATGACCTGAAGAAGTTCTTCATCAATAGGGATCAGCTGATGATTGACGAGGTGGAGCTCGGCTCGGGAAACTTTGGCTGTGTCAAGAAAGGAGTCTTCAAAACAAATAA GGGCCACACTGATGTGGCCATCAAGGTGCTGAAGAGTGAGAATGAGAAGCTGGTGAAAGATGAGATGATGAGGGAGGCGGAGATCATGCACCAGCTGAGTAACCCTTACATCGTCCGCATGCTGGGACTCTGCCAGGCTGAGTGCCTGATGCTGGTGATGGAGATGGCTTCTGTTGGGCCACTCAACAAGTTCCTCTCCACCAATAA GGATAAGGTCACAGTGGAGAACATTGTGGGTCTGATGCACCAGGTGTCTATGGGAATGAAGTACCTGGAGGAGAAGAACTTTGTGCACAGAGACCTGGCAGCTCGCAACGTCCTGCTGGTCAACCAACAGTTTGCCAAGATCAGTGACTTTGGTCTGTCCAAGGCTTTGGGTGCTGATGACAACTATTACAAG GCACGCACAGCAGGAAAATGGCCGCTGAAGTGGTATGCTCCAGAATGCATGAACTTCCACAAGTTCTCCAGCAAGAGTGATGTCTGGAGCTTTGGTGTCACCATGTGGGAAGCCTTTTCTTACGGAGGAAAACCATACAAG AAAATGAAAGGTCCGGAGGTGAACAGTTTCATTGCCAGTGGGAGCCGGATGGAATGTCCGTCTGGATGTCCAGATAGAATGTATACACTGATGAAGGACTGCTGGACATACAA ACACGAGGACCGGCCAGGCTTTgtgaaggtggaggagtgcatgCGAGTCTTTTATTACTCCATATCCAACAAAACTCCTCCTGAGGTGACCGCAGACGCTGCTAAGCATCTCAAGTAG
- the LOC115144960 gene encoding MOB kinase activator 3A-like codes for MSMALKQVFNKERTFRPKRKFEPGTQRFELHKKAQASLNAGLDLKQAVALPHGEDLNDWVAVHVVDFFNRINLIYGTISDSCTDQTCPVMSGGPKYEYRWQDEHKYKKPTAVPAPKYMSLLMEWIEVQINNEHIFPTNVGTPFPKTFMQVAKKILSRLFRVFVHVYIHHFDRVNQMGAEAHVNTCYKHFYYFVTEFNLTDHKELEPLKEMTSQMCH; via the exons ATGTCCATGGCCCTGAAGCAAGTCTTCAACAAGGAGAGGACATTCCGGCCAAAGCGTAAGTTTGAGCCCGGGACACAGCGCTTTGAGCTGCACAAGAAGGCCCAGGCGTCTCTGAATGCAGGCCTGGACCTGAAGCAGGCGGTGGCGTTGCCCCATGGAGAAGACCTTAATGACTGGGTGGCTGTTCACGTGGTGGACTTCTTCAACCGCATCAACCTCATCTACGGCACCATCAGCGACTCCTGCACCGACCAGACCTGCCCCGTCATGTCCGGAGGGCCCAAGTACGAGTACCGCTGGCAGGACGAGCACAAGTACAAGAAGCCCACAGCCGTGCCAGCCCCAAAATACATGAGCCTGCTGATGGAATGGATCGAGGTACAGATCAACAACGAGCACATCTTCCCCACCAACGTTG GTACTCCCTTCCCAAAGACCTTCATGCAGGTAGCTAAGAAGATTTTGTCTCGCCTGTTCCGTGTGTTTGTCCACGTCTACATCCATCACTTTGATCGTGTGAACCAGATGGGTGCAGAGGCCCACGTCAACACCTGTTACAAGCACTTCTATTACTTTGTAACAGAGTTTAACCTCACAGACCACAAGGAGCTCGAGCCACTG AAAGAGATGACATCACAGATGTGCCACTAA